A stretch of the Arachis stenosperma cultivar V10309 chromosome 6, arast.V10309.gnm1.PFL2, whole genome shotgun sequence genome encodes the following:
- the LOC130933842 gene encoding uncharacterized protein LOC130933842, which yields MIERLKNTSGEWVRGENEILKLAVLHFQNLFKASDNLVMSECISRIPIRVTEGMNRELMKKVSDQKIKVAAFSLGSLKAPGPDGLNGLFFLKHWAIIEKEVCEVVKHFFQERVLPSGIGDTIIVLVPKTNHPETLNQLQPISCCNFIYKIISKVLVIRLRRIIDAIVSPIQSAFVGGRLIQDNLVIVQKMFHALNRKGWHASRNLAVKIDMNKAYDRVEWSFLEATLKAFGFNLHWVKLIMMCVSQVSFKIKINGILSRSFVPQRGLRQGDPLLPYLFIIVVEIFTILMDKAKEEGRISGVRIAPTTLAISHLLFADDCIIFSKDSEEEVYQLITILNMYTEASGQRINVDKSGITFGNQVPIRNRAEIEEILGLPAWDQPGKYLGLPVQWGRSKNNALRWIEERVSDKLCGWKEKLLTQSGREVLIKSVIQAIPAYAMNVVLFPKGFCHHLSQKVAKFWWASTGKDRDSIGRVGIKFVLAKGMEELVLKAIYFPNENFKVTKAGKGASWIWKSIMHGKDFLLRNGRWLIGNGEKVSILDDNWILNMKKSPDVMNNDVTEDKFSWPLKPDGKYTIKTGYHAARKEQHLDNNNSPSTSDDFRDLWRDIWKLKEPESTVHALLLCPWTRAAWFGAQIQCYPTVHTVSSFGKWIMDLFKNMKVCTESDYELCSSRVGFLAWEVWKARNQAVHQRSKPSPLLVINNTKQMEIEFVDFAGEPAINSIHGRRTVRRITWRPPLPGWIKCNVDAAFLEVFSRGATAAVFRDHAGNLLTASNSKIAASSPLAVEALAIREALIIAKNFQLERIIFESDSLILIQAVKSKASIAEIQIILDDILDFARNISNCGFTWVPREGKALAHVVAKLTANGSLRQNWPSTLLVGYQIGDFALMGLRSNVGLYPVPCCWAFWVFGVSFSRGGLLMTTREFQSIPDSACSEALDLHSPQMRVSCGFTITILWSVVAEIFPTICISEHASA from the exons ATGATTGAGAGATTAAAGAATACTAGTGGAGAATGGGTGCGTGGTGAGAATGAGATTCTTAAGCTGGCTGTTCTTCATTTTCAGAATCTCTTTAAAGCTTCCGATAACCTTGTTATGTCTGAATGCATTAGCAGAATCCCTATTAGAGTGACTGAAGGTATGAATCGAGAGCTAATGAAAAAGGTTTCTGATCAGAAAATCAAAGTAGCTGCTTTCAGCCTTGGCAGTCTTAAGGCACCGGGTCCAGATGGATTAAATGGCCTTTTTTTCCTAAAGCATTGGGCAATTATTGAGAAAGAGGTTTGTGAAGTTGTTAAGCATTTCTTTCAGGAAAGGGTCCTACCGAGTGGCATCGGAGATACTATTATAGTCTTGGTTCCTAAGACCAATCACCCAGAAACTCTTAATCAGCTTCAACCGATTAGCTGttgtaattttatatataagatCATTTCTAAGGTGTTGGTTATTAGGCTTAGAAGAATAATAGATGCAATTGTTTCACCTATCCAGAGTGCTTTTGTGGGGGGACGCCTCATTCAAGATAACTTGGTAATAGTGCAGAAAATGTTTCATGCTTTAAATAGAAAAGGGTGGCATGCTTCCAGGAATTTAGCCGTTAAGATTGATATGAATAAAGCCTATGACAGGGTTGAATGGTCATTCCTAGAAGCAACTCTGAAAGCTTTTGGGTTTAATTTGCACTGGGTTAAGTTGATTATGATGTGTGTCTCGCAggtttcttttaaaattaagatCAATGGTATTTTGTCAAGAAGTTTTGTGCCGCAGAGGGGACTAAGGCAGGGAGACCCCCTTTTGCCTTATCTGTTTATCATAGTAGTTGAAATTTTTACTATTCTTATGGACAAGGCTAAAGAAGAGGGTAGAATCTCTGGTGTCAGAATTGCTCCTACTACTCTTGCCATTTCCCATCTCCTCTTTGCGGATGATTGCATTATCTTCTCGAAGGATAGTGAGGAGGAAGTTTATCAGCTCATTACTATTTTAAATATGTATACAGAAGCCTCGGGGCAGCGAATAAATGTTGACAAGTCTGGGATTACGTTCGGCAACCAGGTTCCGATTAGAAATAGAGCGGAAATAGAAGAGATCTTAGGGTTGCCTGCTTGGGATCAACCAGGTAAGTACCTTGGTCTTCCGGTTCAGTGGGGTAGATCTAAGAATAATGCTCTGAGGTGGATTGAGGAGCGAGTGTCTGATAAGCTTTGCGGTTGGAAGGAAAAGCTTCTTACTCAGTCTGGGAGGGAGGTTCTCATCAAATCGGTTATTCAAGCGATACCTGCCTATGCTATGAATGTCGTCCTCTTTCCTAAAGGTTTTTGTCACCACCTTTCTCAGAAAGTGGCTAAATTTTGGTGGGCCTCTACTGGTAAGGATAGGGATTCTATTGGAAGAGTTGGGATAAAATTTGTGCTAGCAAAAGGGATGGAGGAATTG GTGCTTAAGGCTATTTATTTTCCGAATGAGAATTTTAAAGTAACTAAGGCAGGAAAGGGAGCATCTTGGATCTGGAAAAGTATTATGCATGGTAAGGACTTCCTATTGAGAAATGGGAGATGGTTGATTGGGAATGGAGAAAAAGTGAGTATTTTGGATGATAATTGGATATTAAACATGAAGAAGAGTCCTGATGTTATGAATAATGACGTCAC GGAAGACAAATTTAGTTGGCCACTTAAACCTGATGGAAAGTACACTATCAAAACGGGATATCATGCTGCCAGAAAAGAGCAGCATCTTGATAATAACAATAGCCCATCAACTAGTGATGACTTCAGGGACTTATGGAGAGACATTTGGAAGTTAAAA GAACCAGAGTCCACTGTGCATGCGCTGCTGCTCTGCCCTTGGACAAGGGCTGCGTGGTTTGGAGCCCAAATTCAGTGCTATCCTACGGTCCATACAGTCTCATCTTTTGGAAAATGGATAATggatctttttaaaaatatgaagGTGTGCACAGAAAGTGACTACGAGCTGTGTAGTAGCAGAGTAGGTTTTTTGGCATGGGAGGTGTGGAAAGCGAGAAATCAGGCAGTGCATCAGAGGTCCAAGCCTAGCCCTTTACTAGTAATTAACAACActaagcaaatggaaatagaATTTGTAGATTTCGCAGGAGAACCAGCTATAAATTCTATTCATGGCAGAAGGACAGTTAGAAGGATTACCTGGAGACCGCCACTGCCAGGATGGATCAAGTGCAATGTTGATGCAGCGTTTCTCGAAGTGTTCTCTAGAGGAGCAACAGCGGCAGTATTCAGAGACCATGCTGGAAACCTCCTCACAGCCTCAAACTCTAAAATTGCGGCTTCGTCGCCTTTAGCTGTAGAAGCATTAGCGATTAGGGAAGCACTAATAATAGCTAAAAACTTTCAACTGGAAAGAATTATCTTTGAATCTGACAGTTTGATTCTCATCCAAGCTGTAAAATCAAAAGCTTCAATTGcagaaattcaaattattttggATGACATTTTGGATTTTGCGCGAAATATCTCAAATTGTGGGTTTACATGGGTGCCACGAGAAGGGAAAGCCTTAGCGCACGTGGTAGCCAAGCTTACAGCTAACGGTTCTCTTCGACAGAATTGGCCCAG TACTCTTTTGGTTGGATACCAGATTGGTGACTTTGCATTGATGGGATTGAGGAGCAATGTGGGGTTGTATCCTGTTCCTTGTTGCTGGGCATTTTGGGTCTTCGGGGTTTCCTTCAGTCGGGGTGGGTTGCTCATGACTACTAGAGAGTTTCAATCCATCCCAGATAGTGCTTGTTCTGAGGCACTGGATCTGCATTCACCTCAGATGCGGGTTAGCTGCGGTTTCACCATCACCATCCTTTGGAGTGTGGTGGCGGAGATATTCCCCACCATCTGCATCTCGGAGCACGCTTCTGCTTAG